In one window of Episyrphus balteatus chromosome 3, idEpiBalt1.1, whole genome shotgun sequence DNA:
- the LOC129914569 gene encoding serine/threonine-protein phosphatase 5: MSSTIQQQPLLQPTNNEDDKKPTSTADEQLNAAENFKNQGNDLLKTKDFSKAIEMYTKAIELNPNNAIYYANRSLAHLRQESFGSALQDGIAAVKSDPAYLKGYYRRAAAQMSLGKFKQALSDFEYVSKCRPNDKEAKMKFTECNKIVKMRAFERAIAVDKPEKTLSEMFRDLENITIEDDYQGPALEDGKVTIKFMEDLMEHYKKQKKLHRKYAYKILCDIDVYLRSQPSLVDIHVPDESKFTICGDIHGQFYDLMNIFSINGLPSPTNPYLFNGDFVDRGSFSVECIFTLFGFKLLYPDHFFLSRGNHESINMNQMYGFTGEVTAKYTSTMADIFTQVFNWLPLCHCINNKILVMHGGLFSSDNVTLDDIRKIERNCQPPEEGIMCELLWSDPQAWAGRGPSKRGVGIQFGPDITEAFCKRNNLDYIVRSHEVKDMGYEETHDGKCITVFSAPNYCDTMGNMGAFITIKGNDLRPKFQPFVSVPHPDVKPMAYANSLMSLLA, translated from the exons atgtCGTCCACCATACAACAGCAGCCACTGCTGCAACCAACCAATAATGAAGATGATAAAAAACCGACTTCGACTGCCGACGAACAATTAAATGCAgctgaaaactttaaaaatcaagGAAATGATTTGCTCAAAA CTAAGGATTTTTCCAAAGCGATAGAGATGTACACCAAAGCTATAGAACTTAATCCCAATAATGCTATATACTACGCAAACCGTAGTTTAGCCCATTTACGGCAGGAGAGTTTTGGATCTGCCCTTCAAGATGGTATTGCTGCAGTTAAATCAGATCCAGCATACTTGAAGGGTTATTATAGACGAGCAGCCGCTCAGATGTCATTAGGAAAATTCAAACAAGCTTTATCAGATTTTGAATAT gtATCCAAGTGCAGACCAAATGATAAAGAAGCTAAAATGAAATTTACAGAGtgtaataaaattgtaaaaatgcgTGCATTTGAACGTGCCATTGCTGTAGATAAACCCGAAAAGACACTCTCCGAGATGTTCCgtgatttggaaaatataa CTATTGAAGATGATTATCAAGGTCCGGCGTTGGAGGATGGAAAAGTTACAATTAAGTTTATGGAAGATCTTATGGAACATTATAAGAAACAAAAGAAACTCCATCGAAAATATGCCTACAAA ATCCTTTGTGACATTGATGTCTATCTGCGCAGTCAACCGTCCCTGGTGGATATTCATGTGCCAGATGAATCAAAATTCACAATTTGTGGCGATATTCATGGTCAGTTTTATGATCTAATGAATATTTTCAGCATCAATGGGCTACCATCGCCTACCAATCCGTATTTGTTCAATGGAGACTTTGTGGACAGAGGCTCATTTTCAGTGGAATGTATTTTCACGttgtttggatttaaattgCTATATCCTGATCATTTCTTCCTGTCAagag GCAATCATGAAAGTATCAACATGAACCAAATGTATGGATTTACCGGCGAAGTAACTGCCAAATATACAAGTACAATGGCAGATATCTTCACTCAAGTGTTCAACTGGCTGCCATTATGTCATTGTATAAATAATAAGATCCTCGTTATGCATGGTGGACTCTTCTCTAGTGATAATGTGACGCTTGATGACATTCGTAAAATTGAGCGTAACTGCCAGCCACCAGAAGAAGGCATCATGTGTGAATTATTGTGGTCTGATCCACAAGCATGGGCGGGCCGTGGTCCATCAAAGAGAGGTGTAGGCATACAATTTGGTCCAGATATTACAGAGGCTTTCTGTAAACGTAACAATCTAGACTATATAGTAAGAAGTCATGAAGTCAAAGATATGGGTTATGAGGAAACTCATGACGGAAAGTGCATTACCGTATTTTCTGCTCCAAATTATTG cGATACAATGGGAAATATGGGAGCGTTTATAACAATCAAAGGCAACGATCTGAGACCAAAGTTCCAGCCGTTTGTGTCTGTG CCTCATCCGGACGTCAAGCCGATGGCTTATGCAAATAGCTTAATGAGTTTACTAGCGTAG